From one Lotus japonicus ecotype B-129 chromosome 3, LjGifu_v1.2 genomic stretch:
- the LOC130746162 gene encoding WRKY transcription factor 22-like: MDDDWDLHAVVRGCTTVTSSSSSFSAAATASSVSSPAIGSSYQSSPPSTFFPASQVLSLSNPFESKGSIGGLHELCKPFFIKSQAPPFSYSPKSPPQMKQKQQQPQQHHLAGSGSGSATTPRSKRRKNQFKKVCQVSAENLSSDIWAWRKYGQKPIKGSPYPRGYYRCSSSKGCLARKQVERNKSEPAMFIVTYTGEHNHPAPTHRNSLAGSTRQKPLTPETATAGDSGGKALTNPVSPETPGAEEDGVAPLSESKEDLEDLMNDDDGEEHEFGVSDMLVTDDFFEGLDELTGSAVVGTTEDCSGDPFVGGGGGITLPSWVASNAATAAGGS, encoded by the exons ATGGACGACGATTGGGATCTCCACGCCGTCGTCAGAGGCTGCACCACCGtcacctcttcctcctcctccttctccgccgccgccaccgcctCCTCTGTTTCTTCCCCTGCTATTGGGAGTTCTTACCAATCTTCACCTCCCTCCACCTTCTTCCCAGCAAGCCAAGTTTTGTCCCTTTCAAACCCCTTTGAATCAAAGGGTTCCATTGGTGGACTTCATGAGCTATGCAAGCCTTTCTTCATCAAATCACAGGCTCCTCCTTTCTCTTATTCACCCAAATCGCCTCCTCAGATGAAGCAAAAACAACAGCAACCGCAGCAGCATCACCTTgctggttctggttctggttctgcCACCACCCCACGATCTAAAAGAAG GAAGAATCAGTTTAAGAAGGTTTGTCAAGTTTCAGCTGAGAATCTCTCTTCAGACATATGGGCATGGAGGAAATATGGTCAGAAACCTATCAAAGGGTCACCATATCCAAG GGGATATTACAGATGTAGCAGCTCAAAAGGGTGTTTAGCTAGGAAACAAGTGGAGAGGAACAAATCAGAACCAGCAATGTTCATTGTCACCTACACAGGGGAACACAACCACCCTGCCCCCACTCATCGGAATTCCCTTGCTGGCTCCACCCGCCAGAAGCCATTGACACCTGAAACCGCCACTGCAGGGGACTCTGGCGGCAAAGCACTGACAAATCCCGTTTCTCCAGAGACCCCAGGGGCGGAAGAAGATGGGGTTGCACCCCTATCAGAGAGCAAAGAGGATTTGGAGGATttgatgaatgatgatgatggagaagaaCATGAATTTGGGGTGTCAGATATGTTGGTAACAGATGATTTCTTTGAGGGTTTAGATGAACTGACAGGGTCTGCAGTTGTAGGTACTACTGAAGACTGTTCTGGTGACCCATTtgtaggtggtggtggtggtattaCTCTTCCTTCTTGGGTGGCCAGTAATGCTGCCACTGCTGCTGGTGGTAGCTGA